A window of the Hordeum vulgare subsp. vulgare chromosome 5H, MorexV3_pseudomolecules_assembly, whole genome shotgun sequence genome harbors these coding sequences:
- the LOC123396305 gene encoding auxin response factor 11-like, translating to MKTTATRPGPSIAAVASTRPRSSGRRRAPRRRSTRSSGTPAPARSSACRSAGASSTTSHSATASRSRPPPTKKTPNSSIPNYPSLPSQLLCQVHNITMHADKETDEVYSQMTLQPVNSISTIKKWNLETDVFPIQSLGSYAKSKHSAEYFCKNLTASDMNTHGGFSVSRRAAGNMIPQLDYLMQPPNQELIVQDLHDNMWIFRHIYRGRVECCLTCF from the exons ATGAAGACCACGGCGACCCGTCCGGGGCCAAGCATTGCCGCCGTCGCGTCAACCAGACCAAGGAGCAGTGGGAGGCGCAGGGCGCCAAGAAGGCGATCAACTCGGAGCTCTGGCACGCCTGCACCGGCCCGCTCGTCTGCCTGCCGCAGCGCGGGAGCCTCGTCTACTACTTCCCACAGCGCCACAGCGAGCAG GTCGCGGCCACCACCAACCAAGAAGACGCCCAACTCCAGCATCCCCAACTACCCGAGCCTGCCGTCGCAGCTGCTGTGCCAAGTCCATAACATCACCATGCAT GCTGACAAGGAAACTGATGAGGTGTATTCACAGATGACGCTGCAACCAGTAAATTCTATAAGTACTATCAAGAAATGGAACTTG GAAACCGATGTGTTCCCGATCCAGTCTCTCGGTAGCTATGCCAAGAGTAAGCACTCGGCCGAGTATTTCTGCAAGAACTTGACCGCAAGCGATATGAACACGCACGGCGGGTTCTCGGTGTCGCGAAGAGCCGCAGGGAATATGATCCCACAGCTG GATTACTTGATGCAGCCTCCTAACCAGGAGCTTATCGTGCAAGATTTGCATGACAACATGTGGATATTTCGTCACATTTATCGTGGTAGGGTCGAATGCTGCTTGACTTGCTTCTAA